In one window of Nocardioides panacisoli DNA:
- a CDS encoding ABC transporter ATP-binding protein: MGAERAGTVPEAVRGLREVPNEPGAAKPDAILVGDHVVRQFGGLKAVDVDHIEVQRGVITALIGPNGAGKTTLFNCLTGFDQPSSGKWSFNGKSLKGMPPHRVARRGMVRTFQLTKVLAKLTVIENMRLGATGQRGEKFWSAPFAALWRGQEAEITERADVLLQRFKLDTKREDFAGSLSGGQRKLLEMARSLMVDPELIMLDEPMAGVNPALKQSLLEHVVGLRDEGRTVLFVEHDMDMVRDIADWVVVMAQGRIVAEGTPDAVMADEAVIDAYLGAHHDTDLSDLDEDELEEEAREEIEEEERK, translated from the coding sequence ATGGGCGCTGAGAGAGCGGGCACCGTCCCGGAGGCCGTCCGCGGCCTCCGTGAGGTCCCCAACGAGCCCGGGGCGGCGAAGCCCGATGCGATTCTGGTCGGGGACCACGTCGTACGGCAGTTCGGCGGGCTGAAGGCCGTCGACGTCGACCACATCGAGGTCCAGCGGGGGGTCATCACGGCCCTCATCGGTCCCAACGGTGCGGGCAAGACGACGTTGTTCAACTGCCTGACCGGCTTCGACCAGCCCAGCAGCGGCAAGTGGTCCTTCAACGGCAAGTCGTTGAAGGGGATGCCGCCGCACCGCGTCGCACGACGCGGCATGGTGCGTACCTTCCAGCTCACCAAGGTGTTGGCCAAGCTGACGGTGATCGAGAACATGCGGCTCGGCGCGACCGGCCAGCGGGGCGAGAAGTTCTGGTCCGCGCCCTTCGCCGCGCTCTGGCGCGGCCAGGAGGCCGAGATCACCGAGCGTGCCGACGTGTTGCTGCAGCGCTTCAAGCTCGACACCAAGCGCGAGGACTTCGCGGGATCGCTGTCCGGTGGCCAGCGCAAGCTGCTGGAGATGGCACGGTCGCTGATGGTCGACCCCGAGCTGATCATGCTCGATGAGCCGATGGCCGGCGTGAACCCGGCGCTGAAGCAGTCGCTGCTCGAGCACGTCGTCGGCCTGCGCGACGAGGGACGCACGGTGCTCTTCGTCGAGCACGACATGGACATGGTGCGCGACATCGCCGACTGGGTCGTGGTGATGGCCCAGGGACGGATCGTGGCCGAGGGCACCCCGGACGCCGTGATGGCCGACGAGGCCGTCATCGACGCCTATCTCGGTGCCCACCACGACACGGACCTGAGTGACCTGGACGAGGACGAGCTGGAAGAGGAAGCTCGCGAGGAGATCGAGGAGGAGGAGCGCAAGTGA